acaagttgtaaatgtttataattacacATTCAGGCTTGATAGTTTtggtttttaattatgttgttAAGACCATAGTATTGACTAATgtcgtaaaaattttagacGTCGCTCattgttcattaaaaaattttaaagaacaattttaaaaagtgtaCGTTGAAATAAGAAACTTGCTAAAAGTACGTTAAAAGTACGTGGTGTTCGAAAATTACgtataatttgtgaaatttcttttgtttataactttttaataaacaagaCGATTATAATCTTGTTCTTGTAACTAAGGACTACGCACTTCATAAAATAGATACAAATTCAGACAATCGAGCTCCactatgtaattataaacaattatcaaataaatttataatttctaaaacgTTAATTACTTAAGAAAGATAacgcatatttatattaatttttctatatttaccAGCTTGTTGTATATTGACTATAATCCATTTCTTTATACTAGTGTTGTGGTGAATTAATGCACCTGCGTATGCACCTGAATATCTCGTGATATCTTCTGTGGATATCCAAGACGAAACACCAGACGTGTTAAAATTAGGAGACGATTCCAACGTATATGTTACAGGTATCCAAGTTAGTGTCTTatcattttctattatataggGGGATCGAGTGTAGCCTATTAATGTATCGAAATATTGCAAATCAGTATGAAGTTTCatcacatttaaaacaaaataatatttcttcgaACTccatgtatatattaaatatttcaatttaaaaaaaagattatggGTTTTTTTCGGGTTGCTTTCTGTATAGAGAGATTGCATAATGGCCCATAAATCTGGTGTCATGTCATAAGTAGagctaaaaaattgaaaattatataaaaataaacattgaaattattttgtttagtaaataaaaaattactatttaatttatgtaaatattaatctatattaatattatgaagtatacataatatggtatatacatataaggtattttttttcacagacTGCAGGATAAACTCTTTTTGCCTAGTGTTATATTCAAGTCGGATTATATTtccttttcaattaaattgtcaatctcgatagaaattattattagtcgCAACATGTTATTTTCAAGGCTTTTCAAAGCAACTGCTGATTTtcaaaactatatttttataagattttttttaatactaatttttgATCTCGATATCTATTAATGTAAATAGagtatttgtaattaaaaaagaaataagatttttttaaatttaattttgtaattctaaatattaattttcaaaaaatatcaaagtttataTCACTGCTCTCTACAATAATGCAAATACGTTATTTTATGCAATGCCCAATTTTcctaaataattgttatattacaatatggTATTCTTACTCACTTCCTGTTTATATATGTACGGATACCACGCCAGAATACATCGGGCATGATATGGTAAAACATGCGCCATAGTATAAATGCTgtgacaattaaaattatgttttgtttaataatgaaaattcttcatcattttatcatcaattttatataagtaaataatagtCGTGTTtgttcataattaaatttccttaaattttttttcgtaatatttctgaatttgTGAGAAATTGTCAATACACTTTCTTGTTAATACTTTGAATTATATACAACactattcatatttatttaaatttttataatataacataaataaaacttttgttaaatttttatgtaatatttgtgaGTTTACGTACAATtatcacattatttttttattatatctactttacaaaataaaatgataatgacATATAggttttaatcatatttactGAAACTTACATCTTAGATAATGTAGTCGAGACCATGAAATGATTTCAACGGCGTTACTGCTATTCAATTCTTTATTAGAAGGAATGTCGTAACGAAAAGAATCTTGATATGCTTGCACGACCATTAAATCCATTATGTGATCATTTTGGTATATCTAGAAAGTTTGGTATGAtcaagttaatatttaattgaaaagtatttgCTTCAGCAACAAGCATTTGATATTGTCGATCGTTgctattaaacttttttgcttgtttattataatgtataaaattgtaatataacaaTTGCAAAGGTATAACACAACCTGATCCAAGATATACGTTCCGACAAATGTAGCAAAACCATTTTTAAACCAAACTATCACATTATTACACCAAAGAAATGCCAAGTGACGCGCTATTATGTGCGCAACTTCCCTTCGGCGTATAACGGAATGCAAGtcttcattataaataatatctgcttccctaaaaattattttcaagtaaCAGACTTACGttgaatgtttttaataattgcagaAAAGactaatgtataataattgcaGAAAAGACTAATGTATAACTTTGTGTCCTTATTTCTACTTATTGTTGATGAACAATGCAATACAATTTGTGTATAAAATCAAGAGGTAACAAATGTTCACCTACATGATAGCATACagatgtatatataaagaaaaaaatgacaaacgACAAAGAAGAATTCGGCACACTTTACATAAATAACGTCATGGATGAAAATGAgcttaatattcaaaagaaacaTTTGGTGAGTTCTTTCAATatcaataacaaaattaattcaataaaagagattttctagcaattgttttatatgtaCAGTGTAAAAAACAGTTTAGGAgtaaaaatctgaattaaaatctgattttatgtattatataatatgaagtATTTATGTATCTAATTtgacgtaaaaaataatttaattttttatttaaaataaagacattaatttaaaaataaagaataagttaaaaatataaatacaagtttaaaaataaagacataAGTCTAAAAAGATTTCAGTGCATAATGCAACTGTCATTTTATGGATTTTAGttgtttcttaattaatatcttgacATAAAAGTGTGTTTAactcttaattttaaaacattattgagAGAACCCTACTATTTTATGTCCATTGATGATTAATATTACCTTAGCAAAATGAGTCCCAATGTCGTAATGTTATAGTCGTGACGATGCCAGACTGCAACAATAtccaattttgataattttagcatgtatttttctttaaaataaggCACAACCTCTTCGAGAACATCTTTTGCATAAAGAACATGTATCCAAACACTTGGTCTGCACCATATGGTAACATTTGCAAACTGACTAGAAACATTAGTAAATGTGGTTATCACAAACGTTATCTGTTGCACAGGCATTGGTGAAGATTCGTCAAAGTCAGTCCACATCATGCCATTAGCAGCTTTATTTCGTACTCGAATAGgcatatttgataaaactgTATATTTTTCGTCATGTTTGATGGCAATCTTAATTGTGGAATTGCTTAACTTGTTGCACGGAAATAGTTGTCGGACCTTCATTACCTCAACACCTATTTGGTTCAacctataatattttaatgctataGTTTAGATAAAGGATATagtattaatcataatttgattgaaaatattaagattcaataatcataaagatattttataattcgcTGTCTCGCGTGTGATAATTCGGAGTATACTTCTCCGTGTGGAAATTGACCAATTTTTGGTGTACTATTGCATGAtgcttcaaaaataatttcttaaattccTTTTAGAATAGCAAGTCTAATTAATGatgaatgcaataaaaatacttgGCAAAGAATAATAACGTATAGTATTTACAGTACAacgatatttcaaatatttttaacttacttTTGATCTCCTAGTTTGTCTTGATATACAGATTGGATTGGACTTTTGCGTTTATGTATCACACGCATATATGTCATGTTTAAAGTGTATGTATCAGGAGATATCTCTTTATCAAACTTAATAGTAAGAATGTCGTTATAGTTGGTGAATGAAGAAAATTGATACAcacttgtatttttattaggaATCAAGATTGCTTCAATTATACGAATGGCTACGGATTTTAGCTTTATAGATTCCAATTGACGgttaatgtttatattaatactgCAATCACCGAATAAAAGATTGTCCTTAAAGTAAAGTAGTATTTTGACATTATAATGGGACGGTACTATAGTCGGCAAATTAGAATTAATCTCGGTATATTCCGTATCATATTCCGTATTGTTAGCAACttgtttatatttagtattgtTAGCAATTTGTTCATATTGCGTATTGTTAGCAATCCGTTCATATTCTGTATTGTTAGCAATCCGttcatattttgtattgttAGCAATCCGTTGATATTCTGTATTGTTAGCAATCAGTTCATATTTCGTATTGTTAGTCATTTGTTGATATAGTTTTAAAGTTTTGTTATATTCATTATCTTTAGTCgacaaattagaatttatctcGGTATATTTGGTATCATATTCCGTATTGTTAGCAACttgtttatatttagtattgtTAGCAATTTGTTCATATTGCATATCGTTAACAAACCCTTGATATTCTGTATTGTTAGCAATTCGTTCATGTTTCGTATTGTTAGCAATTTGGTTATATGCTGTATTATTAGGAATTATTTTATGGTTTGTATTTTGAGCAATTCGTAGCAATATCTTTTTAGGTTTTGTATTGTTTCTATTCGGTATTGTAGCAATCCATACATGTTCCAACGTATTGTTATCAACTAGTTTATATTGTGTATGTTGTGTATTATTAGCAATTTGTTCATATTGCGTATTGTTAGCAATCCGTTGATATTCTGTATTGTTAGCAATCCGTTCATCTTTTGTATTGTTAGCAACTTGATTATACTCTGTATTATtaggaattattttatgttctgTATTATGAGAAATTCGTATCAGTATTTTTTTAGGTTCTGTATTGTTTCTATTCGGTATTGTAGCAATCCATACATGTTCCAACGTATTGTTATCAACTAGTTTATATTGTGTATGTTGTGTATTATTAGCAATTTGTCCATATTCTGTATTGTTAGCATTGGAAAGAGTAATAATTCTCATAGCGATTAACACTAATCCaccatttaataaaattttttggagtgccatattaatgtaattttgaatTCTAATCTGTAAGAAAACATTGTAgttagaagaaaagaaaaacatatgCAACATTCAGtccttaatttttataaaacaagaaaagataaatattgaaaaaaattgcatttattcatgccataaaaagatttatcaaaaaattatgtaaggaACATAATATACACTGAAAACTTGTTTTTAAACATAGAAATAGAACgcagaatatataaaatatacataatttttgaatataaatataataacagtaattttaatttaaaaaaaagtaaaatatgttttacagACAACAAGGCTGTAAACGCATATATTTTCTTAGACGAATAAGATagattcaattatttaaaaattgtttctttaagCTGGACGtaattatcatatatgtagcatgtatatatttttttaacaacagaaattgatagtttttaaattattttgtagtttGTTTGTTTTTCTCAGGAATATACTTAaagtatgcaaaatattatccaaattgtttgaaattgaaaaatataactgttGATTTTAGAAATATCGAACTAATACATtcctaataaatttatgataaatgttaaaataatttcttcgacGAATGCAATTAATCGTTGTGTACCTCGTCATGctatgtaaagaaaaaagaacaaatgttAGGAGAAACATCAATAATGTCGGTGATTCTGAAATATGTGCTTTGGAGAAACTGGAACTATACTCGTGATTTATAtgtattcttctatatttttaaagtgaaatatagaagaaatatagaacaaaaaatatttctttgttgGTTACTCAccttcatatattaattaaaatagaaaagtttgTCGCAATTCGCAATTTTGTAAGAATAATACGTCTAATACCACTTCCAGTTGTGAACGTTAAGAGACATATACACCTATTCACGATGTTTCCATATCAAACAGTCATGGAATACTGAGGAAGATATTGGTGACATACACACTTTATGCTATGTAAACAGCATTTAAGAAGCTCACACTCAGCTTGATGTTACTTATCGATGGATGAGAATAGAAActaaaaaatgtaatgaacATATCTacataaagtacaaaaattaaattgccaCGCAATTgtgatattgaatatataatattttcaaataaaattaatattttatgtatataataaatttaattatttatgaaataaaatattcgatttatttaatttctttattgattgagagagagagtagAATGtgtgaatttttacaatataatacaagtacaattttatgtattataaaatcaaattctataaTGAAAATAGGTTATTTAATCGTTGTTAGATGGCCGTCCATGTatacttattttaaatgataattgtGTTTGTCACAaacataattctttttattactcttcaaagaatgcaaatatctgttattagaaatttattaagcattaaaaatgataaaatacaaaaactaaataattttatatgctcgggtattattttttatacaaactaAGAAAgagattataacaattatcgATATATGATCGTATGTGAGCGACAAGTGAATTTGTTGTCTTACATTGATTTAAATGTTTCGTTTTCGTGGATAgactgaaatattttcttacacacacattttgtttatatctcaatattttttttaatttaatcatttttaaataaattattttaaagaatttgtgtaaaacatgtttattgtaaatttttaattacacaatCTCCTTaagttaacaatttattttgaaagtttaagttgaacaataaattatgtaaaacttttaagaaTTGTAGctagatatattaatatatgtatatcagttttgaataatatttaaaaaattacaagtagaagcgaaaaaaatgaacaaattgtaaatgtttaGAATTATACAGTCAGCCTCGATCGTTTTGGTTTtcaatatatgttattaagaCCATAGTCCTGATTAATGTTCTAAAGATTTTAGGCATCgcttattgtttattaaaaaattttgaacaaaaagATTTCACgaattacaaataatgtacGTATGTACGCATGCGGCCGGAGAATCGTTCGATGACTGATGGCGATTGTTCGGCACGGGACGACGCGACCGTGATCTTGGTGGGATAACCTTGAACGTGCGTTTCAGCATAACCCGCCGAGTGTGTACATAACCGTTTGCGCGTGTGTGTACCGGGtagagaaaataattcttcCTTTCCCTCGAGACCGATGCCGCACTATATATCGATACCGCCGGCCGCACTCGTTGTGTAATTGTTAATGATCGCTGTGTGCACAAAACGGCGACATGTAAAGTGCATTACTTTTCattggaaatttattgaaaaaccGATGCATATTCGTGTGACTTTGATTCGCcagaatatagaataattaattgcatccTCCAAgttgttcaaaaaattttaatttacaggAAATTAAGCAGAGATAAATATTACTagacgtatttttttaaaataaatttcagtaGCTGCAACGtacaaaaatgatttacaGCTTGACGTATCGCAAGCGTGCGATCGCTACTTATGCGATTTCGCGCACGAAACGTGTCGCAACGTTAATCCGCGAATGAATGCTATCTTATGTCATTCGCATTTCAAGCATTATTATCTTCTTGCGTGCTCACACGCGAAAACTAATTGCACTTGAGTGCACTCTGCTTTTAAACTCATCTCATATACATTATTGACTTATCAAATagtttacatattaattattgccaAAATCTTACAATGCGCTACAGCTACATCATTTTATAcgtattattacttattaactATTATACGCTATCACGCCGCTACACCAATAACAACCGCGTTACTATCTCAAGTAATTTATCTACAATCGAATGAAAAATCTAAATTGCATACCGCGTCTCGCGCATCAAGTTCCTATCGCAAAACCGTTTATTATACGTCTCCGCGTAAATACCGCGGAAAAGAATCTCTGTCCCCCCGATGAGAAAGGCCGATACGACGAATCGTGATGTCCCGCTGATGCACGACTATGATAATGCACCGTGGGCCTTTCTCCGTGTCCGCGTGATATCCGGACGGCGGATCGTAGCGGAGCGTCAGTGTAAGGATCGCCTTACATTCGCGGGAGCGAGTCGATGATCTTGATCGTGATTGCGCGGCCCGCTTTCGCGCGAGAAAACAGTGGGTATCGATACACGGAGGAGCCCACCGCGAGATCCTCCTGGGATAAATCGCGGGCGGCGAAGATGAATTTTCGCCCCGACGTCCCGGACGGTGGATGCGGAAATAACGCGTCAATTACCGGCCGCGGGAGAGGCGCAACACCTTAAATCACGACCGTGTACATTAATTCTGGATAGTCgcaatttatatgatttatattcaATCACCCGTGCCCTCGGGCGCTCATACGTTACCGCGCGGATTTTTCACGCGGGCACGGCGCGGATTATTCGCGGCTACTTACACGCACGCGCGATTCGTTAGGCTCTGCGAGGCGGTATCGAGTTGATGTGAACACACATGAGGCaagtgtgcgcgcgcgtgtgtacattataatatatattgcccATCTTATTTTACAGGTATAACAAGCATACTATTCTGTTGAAAGTAGGTGTAAAGCTCTGAAGGCAGTGAAAATGACGAAGGAATATAAAGTTAACCGTTTGCAAAAGTTCTTTAACTCACTGCTTGTTTCAATGCAATCGAGAAGTAATTAGCGCAGTGAGTTTATTgctaaaactaatttttacatttatcccAAAAATTAATACCATTTTTGcgcttatttttgaaataatgtttttatataaattttcgtatataaatgataattttaattttgaataaaagagatattttttgattgtttaatacattttgttccatttgttaataaaattcgattaaataatgatacagatttttatgagaaaatatttaatattaaatgccTGCTTTTAATAATTGCTTGTTTTTCTGCGTTTTTCTGACAGTTTCGTTTTTGCGCGTTTTAGCGATTCGTTACGCGATCTTCGCGTAAAAATCATGCTAATTTCTTCTTCCTCGATATCGCATCGAAGCGATCCAGGAAGCGTTTCGGGATACGGCCGGCTACTTTTTACGAGTGCCGATTCGACCGTCCGCGTTCCATTGTTGCCCCGAGATCTGCATACGATTTAATGGAACATCGAGAAGCTCCATTGTGCGTCTCTGGAAATCTTATGTAACGACCGGCCGCACGATAGCATCTTCAACACGTAATCGTACGCGCGAGTTTGATCCGAAAGATTCTTAAGGCACGTAATCGTCGTAATCCTCATTCCATCATAGCGAATCAATTCTTCGGTAATATTTTCCAGCGTAAAAAGATCTTCATTGATTCGTCGACCGATCGTAGAGCTCGCATCGAAAATCGATGGTTGAAAAGATTGAGGTTAATATTTCATTCAGATTCGAATAGTCGAAATGGTCCCGCAAAATGGTCTCGTTCGGTAGTTTGAGTTATTGTTCTCCCTCGTGCAATCTCCGGCCGTAATCGCAACTCCGAAAGTGCACTTGTGTGTCTTCCGCTTGGATCCGCATACGATTTAATGAAACATCGTGCGGTCGTTATGCAACCGACTGGCCGCGCTCGATACGATCTTCCGATGTACGCGTAATCGGCCGCGTGTGAGAGCTACCTGGATTAATCACGTGTGTGTTCACGCCGCAAAATGATTTATGCGAAATGCTGGGGATGGCCGTGACCCTTGAGACTTGATCGGAACGAGAGATCATAGTCCAGAAAACAGCGCGTCTGCCTCTCTTTTTTCGTCACCTTCGAATTTCGGCCGATTGCCTTTCGTTCACGCATCATCGCACGTCAAACGTGTCAATTAATCACATTTCGGCAGTCTCGTTAAATATCTTGTGTATAATTTTCTGTAGCATACTTatagaataattgaaaagattatttttgaattaaaaaagatggtgaatttatataaatacacaaaagtataaataaaaatttgtatttagcgaaaaatttatgtttttgcTTCAACTGAAAACAGAACAGAATAAAAGTgcttgtataataatttcagtGTCGTAATGTAACACGCGATTCCAGAAAgattctattatttaaatgagaCAGTTTCTTTTTACGCCGTTGCTAAGTGAACTTGCGGACTTGTGGCTACAGGTCAAGATTTCTCAAGAATACTCGAACGTGTTTACGATCGGTTTAACATAATCTTTGATGAcgtgttatatttaaattttatctaatttttgcaatacacgttgaatatattttgtttattttactataacgttttttatagttattaattaGAGTTAACTATATACTCGTATTCGGAAAGTGAAATATCCACTAAGAATTATAGCGTTTAGGTTGTTGAACTGTTGATTGGATAACACACGCATAATTTGTTTCGTGACAgaatatacttaatttttaaacgttttgacCGCGAATCTCAAACCGGTCGAAGATCATCATCGAGACGGTGATCCGTTACATAATTATCGTGGGATTATGCGTGCTCAGTGACCGGAGTGTCCTCCGTACCTCACCCTCGCTGTGGATCGTCGACGGAAACGGATGCACGCTTCACGAAAGACGAGGCAAACGACTCGTTACACTCGGCACACGCGTCTGTTTTATAATTCTGCAAAAACTCGCTACAGAAGATATACTGAATCATCGCGTCTCGAGTCTCTGAGAATCGttgcataattataaacattgcCAACAAGGATGTAAACAAGGatgcaaacaatttttatcttacaaatatttctctgACAATTGAATTTATTCTAAAGTTTCAAAACATGAgtgcacataaaatattattatcttttagtatattttataatataatattatattttaaaatattcgaagTTAGaacaaaactattttattcactattattaaacaaaagatctaaataaaatagaattatattagaaaatcaaataaaaaacttacaaGCTAGATGAAATTGCATAGAAAAATCATTAGAAGAACAAATTACGTTCAGAATATTATTCCAGTTATTATAATTGATGCAATTAAGATACATCGATATTATTGAGAGACATTGCTTTGATCATTGAAAAATAGCTATCGCATAGATCTTGAGAGactttttttgtagaataagCAACATGGTCTTCTTATAGTAAGACGAGATCACGAAGGCTATAATTGACGAACAGCTGCTCGGCACGTGTTGTTGCGTACAAGTACACACTATCGATCGACGCAAAAGGTAATTCTGCGCGATGGCTCGTCGATCAAACTGATCCATGAATCAACCGTTTTGTCGTCGTTTCGGATGATCCCAGATACACGACCTACATGAAAAGTGCAGAGGTTATTAAACCTGTCtttcttgtttattattaagaaagatAGAATTGTCCGTGAAGAAATTAAAGTCTATTTCTTTTGCTTATAACAgacgcataaaaaaaaaaaataatcgagaTCGCTATCGAATCTTCGCTTTGAGATCGATGCTTGTCTGGTGTTTTGATGTGCGAgcgttaaaaataacattttaaccCGGATGTGATAGTGCGATATtcatttgattattattgcgCAACTCTTTCAGATTGATGCAATTATCGGTTTTCGAAAAACAGCGTTATTATCCACCGGCAAATCGTAATTATCCAAATTTGTTAGTATAGTAATCACTGTAATAACGACAATGTGTCATTTCCAGTAACGGCGACGATAAATTATGTACGGCAGATAATTATCGTTATAATGACTGAGCGACTAGACAAACGGCAATCGTGCCGATTGTCTTTCTCGTGCCGATTCCGCCTCATTTAACTTGCGCAGAATGAGCGAGCGAATTTCGGATTGCAAACAACAAGATCGATTACGCGCGTGGCCGGCGATTTAATGAACGATCCATTACGTCG
This window of the Linepithema humile isolate Giens D197 chromosome 1, Lhum_UNIL_v1.0, whole genome shotgun sequence genome carries:
- the LOC105675651 gene encoding aminopeptidase N-like, producing the protein MKIRIQNYINMALQKILLNGGLVLIAMRIITLSNANNTEYGQIANNTQHTQYKLVDNNTLEHVWIATIPNRNNTEPKKILIRISHNTEHKIIPNNTEYNQVANNTKDERIANNTEYQRIANNTQYEQIANNTQHTQYKLVDNNTLEHVWIATIPNRNNTKPKKILLRIAQNTNHKIIPNNTAYNQIANNTKHERIANNTEYQGFVNDMQYEQIANNTKYKQVANNTEYDTKYTEINSNLSTKDNEYNKTLKLYQQMTNNTKYELIANNTEYQRIANNTKYERIANNTEYERIANNTQYEQIANNTKYKQVANNTEYDTEYTEINSNLPTIVPSHYNVKILLYFKDNLLFGDCSINININRQLESIKLKSVAIRIIEAILIPNKNTSVYQFSSFTNYNDILTIKFDKEISPDTYTLNMTYMRVIHKRKSPIQSVYQDKLGDQKLNQIGVEVMKVRQLFPCNKLSNSTIKIAIKHDEKYTVLSNMPIRVRNKAANGMMWTDFDESSPMPVQQITFVITTFTNVSSQFANVTIWCRPSVWIHVLYAKDVLEEVVPYFKEKYMLKLSKLDIVAVWHRHDYNITTLGLILLREADIIYNEDLHSVIRRREVAHIIARHLAFLWCNNVIVWFKNGFATFVGTYILDQIYQNDHIMDLMVVQAYQDSFRYDIPSNKELNSSNAVEIISWSRLHYLRSFILWRMFYHIMPDVFWRGIRTYINRNSTYDMTPDLWAIMQSLYTESNPKKTHNLFFKLKYLIYTWSSKKYYFVLNVMKLHTDLQYFDTLIGYTRSPYIIENDKTLTWIPVTYTLESSPNFNTSGVSSWISTEDITRYSGAYAGALIHHNTSIKKWIIVNIQQAGYYRVNYDVGNWQQLMRYLNSDDYNKIHILNRAQIIDDAFYFFVQKQLTYNLFWNLTNFVIRDTNFVTWYPMIKVFESFTCMFPLEYGNLIMETMKNRIDGLLTKIGYFDEWTDHTLTIYLRQEAVKWACILDISECRRNAASKLLEEFKYSEDNSNSMEIKRTYCHNLIPMNHAIWNEIWEKWNATFDEKFLEYLSCSEDLAIIRHYLTELIQRRAQPEYVNAFFFSVAKHAKKVELYNFVFSIVEKVTFDSNRKNDLIATFIVIITHVHEQKHMNEITKYSSKKRYQIARDVEKKIKKRKLEYVRLVNNYGYYLSISKYNK